GATCTCTCGTCTGTTTAGCAAATTCTGTAAATAGGGAGGAAGGGTGTTTCCGGGAAAATAAAAGAAATCCTTTTTGATTGGCACTGTGCTCCAAATTAAACCAAATGTCACCCTCGGGACTTTTTTGGTACACAAATTCCTGGGGAAAGGGCTGCCAAGGTTGCGTGTGGAGGGCCGTATAATGGAGGACCTTAGATTGTCCTGCCCGATATTCCTCATCACGGGCATTCCATTCGGGCTCCAATGGACCCCAAAGATTGGGTACTTCCAAGGCGCGCTGCACCAGTGCGTTTTTTTTCTCGAATTTTGCGGCATCAAGGGACCAGATGGCGGCCATTTTTTGGCAATCCATGACCATCACCGAAGTATCATTCCGTGCAATGGAGAGAAAGCCATGATCGTTCAAATCGTGGTCGAATAATATTCCAGGATCCACCAGGTAGATTTGATCGACATCGTTGTAAATCGCTCGCCCGGCCTGGCCGGCAAATGCCGGGATCGCAAACCGATAATTTGTAAACCCCGTGAGCCATTTGCCTCGGTCAAATCCCTTTAATTCCTTCATGAGATAAATTTCGTATACGCGAGCCGGATCCCGAACCTGTTCAATCGACCAGATGAGGATGCGTTCGGCTCGGCCTTGGGCCGATTCGCTGCCAACGAAAATCCGAACGGGAGTTTTTCCAGAGGAAGCTGTGCCTTCTCTGACCTCCAAGATGATTTTTTCGGGTATTACCCTGATGCCGTTGGGTCTAGAGCGGTGACGTGACATTGGACATTTGGGGAATGATCAGGATTGTCGTTTCGACAGCTAATCGAAACGCTAGCATTTTTTAATTGAGGGTTGCATCTGGTTGTAAGTGAGCAGGGTTGATAGCAATTTGAGTTCCATGAGACAAATCAGCAAATGCCGAAATAATTTTTTCAATTTGGTTGTGTGTATGAGCGGCGCTCACACTGCAACGCAAGAGGCATTCGCCATTTGGTGTGGCAGGAGGAATCATGAGGTTGACATAAATCCCATTTTCCAAAAGTTGTTGCCACATGGCGAGAGCCAATTCTTTATTGGGGACCATTGCGGCAATGATGGGTCCTACCTCCGCCCCAAGCATGTACCCACTCTTCGTTAACCCTTCGTACAAATGCCGTGAATTGGTCCATAGATGTTGACGAAGTTCCGGATGAGCCTGGATGATGCGAATGGTTGCTCGTGTCGAAGCAACAACCGATGGGCATGGAGAAGCGGTGAAAATATAAGGTCGACTGGTGTATCGGATTAATTCGAACTCGGGATGGAAGCTTACGCCGAACCCCCCCGTCGAGCCCAAGCTTTTGCTGAATGTCCCGACAATGCAATCGACGTCCTGTTCGACTCCTGCTTCTTCGGCTAAGCCACGGCCATGTTGTCCGAGTACCCCTAACGAATGCGCTTCATCAACGATCAGAGTGGCCCCATATTTTCTTTTTACTTCGACGATTTCGGCCAACGGGGCTCGATCTCCCAGCATGCTGTAAATGCCCTCAACGACAATTAAGGTCCGATAGCTTCGGTCCCCCAATCGACGAAGCCGTTTTTCCAAATCGGCCACGTCGTTATGCTTAAACCGGATAATCTCTGCGCCTCCAAGTCGGCATCCATCATATATGCTGGCATGGGAGTCCCCATCTATCAAAATTGTGTCCCCTGGGCCTGCAAGAGCAGAAAGCACTCCAAGATTGGCCTGGTAGCCTGTGGAAAAGACGATTGCATGGGGCGCACCATAGAAATCTGCGATGGCGTTTTCCAGCGCCTTGTGGCTTGCAAACGATCCATTGGCCATCCTCGATCCGGTGGTGCCTGTTCCTTCTTGGGCAAGCGCCTGTTGGCCGGCTAGAATGGAGTCAGGATGAAAGGTCAATCCTAAGTAATTATTGGTGCCAACCAGAATGGTCTTGCGACCGTTGATGATCGCTTCTGTCGGAGAAATGATCTTTTCGACGGTGATGTGAAAGGGATTTACCCCACTTTTCAGTAATTCGTTTCGGGCTTCTTGAATGGGAAGAAATTTGTCAAATAGTGACATGATTACCCTTTCAGCAACTTCTCAATCTCTTCACCAAGGTCCTTGACTGTTCGGATATTGGGAAGATTGTTCAGAGGGATGGAAATATCAAAGTGATCTTCGATTTTTAAAAGGACTTGCATGACTTGCAAGGAGTCCAATCCCAGTTCTGCGACCAGCTCGGTTGATTCTTTTAACCGAAAGCCTTGTTTGGTAAAAGGCTTGAGAGTGTCAAACAGCTGGGGAAGGATGTCGGAATAACTCATCATATAATAGCCTTCTTGATGGATGAAGAAAACGGACCTGTGCTAATTCCTATGGAATGGCATGAGCCTATCCGATGTGAACAATCGACGCAAGCCTTCTTTGAGGCAGATTTGTGGCGCCCAGCCAAGAGTCTGGGTCGCGTGAAAACTATTACAGACCCAATTGGGGTGGAGAAGTTCAGCAACCTTCCCGCAGGTAAAAAGAGGAGTATACCCAAAGAGGTGGGAACTTATTTCATTAATTTTCCCTCCTATTCGTAAGAGGCTTGGTGGAATACGCAAGCACAGGCGGAGGCGGGGGTTGGAAAGGCGAAAAATATCCTCCCAGGAATATCCTCCAGGGAAGCCATCATCAATCTCAAAGGTCTGAAAGGGTGGGTTTCCGTTTTTTAGCCAATGAAGAATGGCGTTAGCCAGATCCTCGACATGAATTAAGGAGAATTTGGCTTGGGAGGGGCCAAGTTGGACCCCAATCCCTTTGCGTAACAGGGTAAAGAGGGGGAGCAGCGCACGGTCCTTCGGTCCATAGACGGCAGGGGGACGAAAAATACTCCATTTCAGTAACCCCGCCTCACGGATTAAAACAGATTCACCTTCATGTTTACTCCATGCATATGGGGAGAGTGATGGCTCACGAGCCGCAAGAGATGAAAGAAGAACGAATCGTGGAAGAGAGGATTGTGCAAGACAGGCTTGAATCAAGTTAGAGACTCCCATCACGTTGGTCGGATAGAAGTCTTCTCGACTCACTCCGCGAATCGCTCCTGCACAGTGAATGACACCAACCGAGTCTTTGACTAAAGTTAATAGGCTGGCAGGATCTTCCAAACGGCCTTGGACTGGTGTGATTCCCAAGTCCTCGAGCTGTTGAACCTGGCGGGGAGAGCGCGCAAGCCCACGGACATGCCATCCGCCTTTCCTTAAATGTTGTGCGATGACTCCCCCAATGAAACCGGAAGCCCCGGTTAGGGCAACGGTAGTGCGCATAGACCGTGGAGGACGTGCGTGGAAAGGTGCCTGGTCCTAGGCGGACCTAGCGGTGGTAGACAAGTGTGTCGTCACCTCTTCCCACTGAATTCGGGTGAGAAAGTCCGCTTTAGCTCGAGATCGCGATAGTTTCCCAGATGACGTCCGCGGAAGTGTCCTTGGTGGGATAAGTTCAATATAGCATGGAATAGATAACTCTTTGTGCACTAAGGATCGTAGGCGCTGAACCAAGTCTTCTCGTTTTTCGTTATCCATTTCACGACATTGAACCACCATGATCGCGATCTCATGGCCATCTGGTGTAGAAACGGAAAAAGCAGATGAATCACCAGGTCGAACTTCCGCCTGTTGCTCTGCCATGAATTCTAGATCTTGAGGCCAGATGTTTCGTCCATTAATGATAATCATGTCTTTGGAGCGACCGATAATGACGAGGCTGTTTTCAACCCAATAGCCGATGTCGCCCGTATTGAGCCAGCCATCAGTGGAAAGAACCTCCTGTGTCAAGGTGGGATCATTGAAGTATCCCGTCATGGTGCTTGCCCCACGAACAAAAATAATTCCACTTTCTCGTTCTTTGACCACCTCTCCAGTCATATTTCGAATTTCGACTTCATATCCGGGGAGAGGAACTCCGCATTTGACAAATTTGCTGCATCGAGCCTGATCGTCATCAGTCGAGAATGGAACAAATGGCATGGCTAGCCTGTTCTTGGAAAGCTGATTTGCGTCAACTTTGTCAACCTCGAGGCCTTTGTTCAGAGGAGCAAAGCTAATGGCCAAAGAGCATTCCGCCATCCCATAGCAGGCCAAAAATGCTTCAGGTTTAAACCCGCTGCTCTTCAGAGTTTTAGCAAAGCGCGAGAGGCTATCGGCGCGAATAGTTTCTGCTCCAGCGCCGGCAATTCGCCAAGAACTGAGATCATAGTGTTCATTAAAGTCTTCGCCCAGTCTTCGCACGCAGAGTTCGTATCCAAAAGAAGGGCTGAATGAAATCGTCGCTCGACTCTTCGTCATTAAATCCAGCCACTGACGCGGTCGCATGGCAAAATCGCGTGTGCTCAGATAATCAACGGAAAGCTGTGAGGCAATTGGACCAAGAACGAATCCGACCAGCCCCATATCATGGTAGAAGGGAAGCCAGGAGACGCAACGGTCGCCAGGTTGAACTTGTAAGCCATGCTGGATGATCCCCGAGAGATTGGTCATCACGGCTGCTTGAGTGACCTCGACACCTCTAGGCCAACGGGTGCTACCGGAGGTGTATTGAATATAGGCTAACTCTTGAGGCTCAAGTGGGCTGAGTGGCCCATCAATTTCTTCTAGCGAGGCAAATGTTTCAGGACCCCCAATGAGGTCAAGGTTCAAACCGGTTGCTGCTTCCTCTAAAAATGGCAAGAAGCCTTCTGGTGCCATGGCGATAGAGGCTTGGCAGCTATCGAGAAGCCGTCTAAGTTGAGTGACGTATGCCTGATGCCCCCCTAAGTGCAATGAAATCGGGAGAGGAACCGGAATCAGTCCCGCATACTGACAGGCAAAAAAGAATCGAATGAAATCTGGAGTGGTATCGGCAATCAGGGCTACCCGAGCCCCTCGTGATAATTCCAACCCGTTCAATCTTCTAGCTAGATTTTGCGACTGTTGTTTCAAGTCAGCATATGTCAGGACGTGGGTGAGTTTGCCCCTCCCTGAATAAAAATTACAGCCGGTTTCCCCTGAAGCTGCATAATCAAGAGCCTCTGAAAGGGTGGAGAAGTTCCCATGTTTGAGTCTGAGTTGGTGATGAGTTGGTGTAGCGTTCATTCTATTTCAAGGATTAAAGGCAGCATTATTCCCAAAGTTTTGGCTAAAAAGCATTTAACTTAGTAAGCAATTGTAATGCCATTAAATTTTGTTGGTTAATTGCCAAGAACGAAGGAAAAGTGAAAGTAAATTTTTCTATTTATATTAAGCTGTAGCAAAAAAACCGCAAATTGAGTCTATTTTGCAACATGCTATTTCTTGTTTTTTAAGTATTTACTATTAGCTTAAAAATCATGAATCCAATTATTTTTGAGGTGACTTAAAATGTTTTGGTACACCTCTTCCGATATGTCATTCGCATTTTTAAGGTCTGGTGGCCCAGGCCATCCATGGTCGGAAAATTGTTGTTGAGAAAATAATCGAGGTGTGTCATATCGGGGAATGACATGAAAATGAACCTCCGGGTCAACCATCATCAACATGAGGTAATTTATTTTGCTATAGGCAAATGTGCGTGAGACATTTGTCTCAATCTCACGTATGATCTTTGGCAGTTCTGTAAATGCCTCCGCACTAATTTGGGAAAATGCAGTAGCTTCCTCTCGACAAATTAATACCAGTGAACCAAGGGTTACTTGTTGGGGGCGTAAGAGTACAACCCATTGGGAAAATTCTTTAAGACAGGCGTTAGGATACCCAAATTTTTTTATCGTGGTGTTCATACGCACGCCCTTATACCCAAAGAGTTATCCTTGTGTCTATAAGGCAATGGGGCCCGCTTGGTCCCATAGGTCTATGGTGTCCTCCTGCGGGGACGTCGAAATATAGCACCGCTAGAGTCAGAACCGGATTGCCATATTTTCATGTGGCAAGGTTAGGCATTGAACCCAAAGAAGGGTGAGTCAGGTGTTTGTGTGTTAGTGAGGGGGCTTATGGCTTTCATCCATGATCTCCTGCGGGCTTTCAATTAAAGGTATCATTTTAGGATTGTCTATTCTTGTGGCTTCTTTTGAAGGTTTCTATAATCGGTTCATGAGTAATTCCCTGGCCAGTCAGCTGATAGTGGATGGCATTGGACAAATGCAGAAAGGGATGGAGGTTTCAGGGTGTTAACCAGTCAATGGTATCGTGAAAAGTATCTCCTTGATCGCATGACATTTCGCGATCTAAGGAGGGCGTACATTCTTTACCCGAGCATTCAGTTATATGCGGTGTTATTGGCTTGCAGTATTATCGGGGCCTTCGTGCTTTTCCCTTATTTTCCTGTTTCTCCATTTCGTGTGGCAGGAAGTATCGTGGGGACTCTGCTGGCTTACCCATTCGTGGAATATGCTGTACATCGGTTTATTTTACATGGACGATATCTCTATCGGTCGCCTTGGACGGCGGCTTTGTGGAAACGGATTCACTATGATCATCACCAGGATCCCAATGATTTGCGGGTGTTGTTCGGAGCAGGTTCAACTACCCTGCCGACGATTGTTGTGACCACCTTCCCCATTGGAATGAGTCTTGGGGGCTGGGTAGGGGCTGTTCTTTCTTTTGCGACAGGATTGTTGTGTTTTATGGTGTATGAATTCTGTCATTGCATGCAGCATTTACGTGTGAGTCCTAAGAATAAATTTTTACGGCGGGTCAAGCGACACCATTTACTTCATCATTTTCATAATGAAAAAGGAAATTTTGGCATCACGAGTCTGTTCTGTGACCGGATATTTGGAAGTGAGTATGGGAATGCCGAAGAGGTACCCTTCAGTCAGACCGTTTCCAATCTGGGCTATGCGGATCAGGAACGATCTCATTATCCCTGGGTGGCCCAACTATCCGAACAGAAGCCATAAGAGAGGCATGGCCATTCAGAATAGTGATCATTTTTCCGTCTCACGAATACCGACTCCCTGGAGTCGGGTAGTGTGCCAAGATGGATGGGGAAAGGCGTCTTGATTCGCATTGAACCGGTCGGCGACCGCGCCGCCTTCAAAGAATTTATTCGTCTTCCCTGGAAGTTGTACGACTCAGATCCTCATTGGGTTCCACCTCTATGGATTGAGCGACTTCATACTTTTTCCCGGAAAAATCCGTATTTTCAGCACGCTCGTTGGCAATGTTGGCTAGCCTATCGCGGCCAGGACCCTGTTGGGCGAATCTGTGCCCAGATCGACGACCTGCATCTCAACAGGTATCAGGATCAGACCGGGTTTTTTGGCTTGCTTGAAGCAGAGGAGGAGGCCAGTGTCTTTCAGGCGCTGTTCCAGGCTGCGGAATTCTGGCTTCAGAATCATGGGATGACGAATGTTCGAGGGCCGTTTAATTTGTCCATCAATCAGGAATGTGGTCTGTTGGTCGATGGATTTGATTCACCGCCCATGATTATGATGGGCCATGCCAAACCGTACTACGGGCAATTGGTTGAACGAAATGCCTATAAAAAGGCCCAAGATCTTCTAGCCTATCGGATTGGAATTCATTTTAGTTTTCCCCCCGGAGTGTCTCTATTTCTCAAAAAAGCAAAAACCTCGATGCGTATTCGTTCCCTACGGCGGAAGCATCTGAAAGAGGATTTGGCGATTATCAAGGATATTTTCGAAGAGGCCTGGTCAGATAATTGGGGATTTCTTCCATTTACCGATGCCGAATTTGCGGAGATCGGTCAGCAGCTTAAGCTTTTGGTCGAAGATGATTTTGTGAAGATTGCTGAAATCGATGGAGAGCCCACGGCAATGTTGGTTGCCTTTCCCAATGTACATGAGGTCATTCGAGATCTGAACGGGAAACTGTTCCCATGGGGGTGGCTAAAAATCTTATGGCGGTTGAAAGCCGCCTATCCCCGGTCAGCTCGGGTTGCCTTAATGGGAGTGCGGAAGCGATTCCAATCCAGTCCCATGGGGGCGGCGATGGCCTATGGGTTGATTGAAGCTGTGAGGGAAGCTGGTCTTCGTAAAAATATCCAGCAGATCGAAACCTCCTGGATTTTGGAAGGGAATAAACGCATGCGCCACATCCTAGAATCACTCGGAGCCGAACCCTACAAGACCTATAGAATTTATGAGAAGCATCTTCAATGAGTGCCCAGATCAGTTTCATGAGGACACATGGGGCTTGAACACCAATCTGTCACGGCTCTGATATTAGCGGGTGCCCGAACCGCTCGAGACCCAGTGGCCCGGATGGCAGGGGTCGCAAATAAGGTTCTGGCGCAGGTTGGTGGGGAACCTATGATCTCCCGTGTATTAGGGACCTTAGCCCAATCGGACCGAGTGGGAAAAAGAATTTTATGCGGGCCTTCCCTGGAAACGGTACAAGATAATTCGTTTTTAGGGACATTAATTGCGTCAGGAGCGGTCCAGTGGGTGGAGCCTGCGCAAGGTCCGAGTCTCAGCGTTGCGAGGTTTCTAAATGAACATCCTCAGGACTTCCCTGTCCTGGTCACAACGGCGGACCATGCCCTGTTAACGCCAGAGATAGTGAATTATTTTCTGCGTGAAACCCAGGAAAAGCAGATGGATGTGGCCGTAGGCCTGGTGCCGTATTCCCTGGTCGTGGCGTCGTATCCTCAATCAAAGCGAACGGTCACTCGACTGACGGGCGGAGGGTTCTGTGGTTGCAATTTATTTGTCCTCTGTACACCAAAGGCTATACGAATGGTGGAGTTTTGGAGCCGGATTGAGCGTGAGCGCAAGCATCCTCTTCGCCTGATTCGAACGCTTGGGGGTCTGGCCCTAGTCCGCTATGTGCTGGGTTGGCTATCCCTTGCAGAAGCACTGAGGCGGCTGGGGCAAAAGCTCAATCTTCATGTGCAAGAAGTGCTGCTTCCGTTTCCTGAAGCGGCCATCGATGTGGATACTCCTGAAGATCTTGCCTTAGCGGAAAAAATCTTGGCGAAACGACAAGAAACCCTCTAACAGGGAATGGCTGTATGGAGCATCGCAGGTGTTGGCAGATCAGAATTTTCCAACAATCGGCGAGGGTGAACGATCAAAGAGGGCTTTTCGTGATTGCTAATTTTTGAAGAGACGCTCCGCTTGTTCTAAATCAGAGGGATTATCGATCTCAGCCCACTTCAACCCTTTGATGCAAAAGGTCGACACATGACCCTGTCGGGCTAATTCGTCGATGAGTGATAAGTACCATTGCTTGAGCGCCTCCGGTTTGCGAATGCGTTGGTCTAAGGTGGAAAGAAATATTTTAGGTCCATTGCCCTGAAATCGTATCATGCCGATGGACTCTCCGTTCACTTGTTCGATGGGAAGGGTTTTGCCAATTCGATCCAGTTGTGAGCCACGCACAATGACTTTCATGTCGTCAGCATCGTAGCGAATTTTCTCATCGGTTACTAAGGTGATGGGAGAAGAGGGAGCCTGCAACAGACCATCAAGAATGGCTGATTCAAATAGGGTATCTCCATTTATTAATAGAAAATCCTGGCTCATGTCGTTCCGAGCCGCCCAACAGCTCATCAAATTATCTGCCATCGCAAAAAATGGATTATAGATGGTGCGGACAGAGCCAGAGGCAATTTCGTCGGTCAGAAGCGCTTCAACCTTTTCAGCCCCAAACCCGACCACAATGTGAATGGAATCGATTCCCGCGCGAAGGAGTGCTTGGATCTGCCGTTTCACAATGGGTAGTCCATTGACAGGAACGGTACATTTGGGTGTATCGGCTGTGTGCGGGAGTAACCGTTTTCCCTGTCCAGCACTTAAAATTACGGCTTTCATCGTTGCAAGTCTCCTAATATGAGATTTTCCATGTGTCCCGTTGGTCTGAGGGTCGTTTGATGCTAGTCAAATATTTAATTCGCGAAGTCCTGAAGCCATCAGCCGTCGTCTGTGGACTTTTGGTGGCGTTGTTTGCCGGGTATAGTTGGGTCACATTTTTAGCTAAAGCCGTCAATGCCCTGTTGCCGGTAAATATGATTCTCACGTTAATTGCGTTAAAAGTGGGAATCGCGCTTGAGGTCCTCATTCCCATTTCGTTGTATTTCGGTGTTATTTTAGGGTTTGGCCGATTATATACCGACTCAGAAATGAAAGCGTTTATGGCGTGTGGGGTTAGCCCATATCGGATCCTCCTTACGGTTTTTTCCCTTTCTTGTTTGGTGGCTGTCCTTGTGAGCATTTTTTCCTTGTACCTTCGTCCATTGGCCTATGAAGAAATCTACCGATTAAGAGATGAAGGAGAGGCTGGATTTCGTTTGAGCAATTTGGATGCCGGGCATTTTTATGAACGACGTAATGGATCCTTGGTCTTTTTCGCAGAGGATATCGATGAACAACACCAAAAATTAAATGAGGTGTTTGTGCAAAGTGAACACGGGGAGACCTTGCAAGTCTTTTCAGCAAAGACAGCTCAAGAGCAACTTGATCCCCAAAGTGGCATCTCGATTCCAGTTCTCTTTGATGGGTTCGAATATAAACTGACAAGGGAGGGGGAGATCAAGCACATTTCTAGTTTTTCACGGATGGCAATTTATCCTCAGGAGCTTGTGGCGGAGTATAGACGCAAGGCCGAATCCACCCAAAATTTATTACAGTCTGATTCTCGCAAGGATATCACGGAACTGCAATGGAGGTTTTTAGCCCCTTTTTCGGCTATTCTCATGGGGCTGCTGGGAGTGCCATTGAGTCGCGCTTCCCCGAGGCAGGGCAAATACGCCAAAATTTTTACGGCCACGGTAATTTTTTCAGTCTATTACTTTACGGGGCTGATGGTAAGAAATCTTGTTGAACAGGGGATACTTCCCATTATTCCGGGCCTTTGGTGGATTGTTCTTGTCTTGGGAGCCTTATTGGCATATTGGTTGGCGCCCTCGCGATTTATCCGAGGCATGTCCTAAGAAATTCCGATTCATCCTTTCTCACGGTCCTCAGATTTTCTGAACAGAGGCAGTAAGTCCTAAATGGCATATCTGGCTGGTTTCACGATAATTTCATGAAAATTCTCAATAGGTATCTGGCGGTCAGTTTACTAAAAGGGTATTTCCCTGTGCTGGCGATATTTTTGGCGGTGTTCAGTTTAATCGTCTTTGTTGAAGAGCTGGATGACGTGGGTAAGGGGCGCTATACCTTTTGGAGCGCTGGTGAGTTTTTGTTGCTGACCCTGCCAACCCGGTTGGTGTTTCTAGCCCCATTTGTGGCGTTGCTAGGGAGCATTATGGCGTTAGGTAGCCTTGCCAATGGCAGGGAACTCATCGCGATCCAGGCCGCTGGAGTGTCTCCCTACCAAATAGCCTGGTCAGTGATGAAGGTTGGAGCATGTTTTATTATACTCGTGGGCTTTCTTGAAGAGGTTGTGAATCCTACTCTGGATCAGGAGGCCTATTTTAAGCGATCAATGGCATTGTCGGATTCTGGGGCATATAAGGGAAAGCAGGGTTTCTGGTTTCGTGATGGAAGACGCTTTATTAGAATTCATCAGATTCGCTATGGAGAGAGTCCAGAAAACCTTGATATTTTTGAATTTAATGATGCCGGACAATTGGATTTCTATATGCATGCTCAGGAGGCGGAAATTGTCAATCCCCAAAAGTGGACTCTAAAAAATATTAAAAAGCAGGTCATTCACGGATACAGTGTTTCCCTGGAGCAGATGGAGAGTCTGGAATGGGATTCTCCTCTTAAACAGAATGAAGTCCGGTTATTGACTCTTCCTTCTTCCACATTGGCTCCCTCCGAGCTTTACCAATACATGGAAGTCTTAAAACGAAAAAAACAAAATTACCTGAGGTATGAGTTAAGTTTTTGGGACAAAATTTTTATGCCATTGAATACCGGGCTTATGATCTTGGTGGCCGTCCCGTTTGTTTTCGGTCCCTTGCGAATGTCTGCAGCAGGGAAGAGGGTATTCATTGGATCCCTGATCGGTCTGGGGTATTATTTGATGACGGAAATTTCTAAGCATGTTGGCATTCTGTTCGGAGCCTCCCCTCTAATAACCACGGCCGCTCCCTTCCTCCTGTTGTCTCTTGTCACGTTTGTGTTATGGCGGCGTTATCTCAATTGAAAAATAGTGGAAAGTCGGCATAGAGATCGGGCATGATCAACCGCTATTTCGTTCCCTATGGGAATCTGATAATTGTCGATGCTATGTAGGGGTATTTCTTTGATGAGGTATAAGCCATGTTGCAGACAAATTCAGCAATATGCCAGAGGGATTTGTTGGAATGAATGCCGATTGCATTCAAAGACGGGATTATGGTCGCAAACATTTTTGTTCCCGTCAGTTATTATGGGAGAGTCGGTGGACTCTATTATTCTTTAATGTGTAAGGGGAATAAGGCGTGGTAGTTCAATGACTGTGTCCGCATATATTATCAATGATCCGAATATCCGTTTGTGGAATTTGACCTCCCGTATCCGGTATCAACGAATGTTAAGTCGATTGGGAGTTGGAAATTTTCTTAATAATCTCAACGAGCTTCCATCCGATCATTCGCTTCTGATTATTAGGGGGGATTATTTATTTGATGCGCGAATATTCTCCTTTCTCTTGAAGCAAACCAATGTTGTCCTGGAGGTGCAGGCTCAAGCCCGGTTATGCCCCGTTGTAGCTCATGTGGAGTCCTCTTTGGCTTTCGCAACGTGTGATGGGATACAACGAGAATACACACGAAATGTTTCAAATCTGCGATCTGTGACAATGCAGGATCTTTCAACGTCCTTTTCGAACGAATTGCGAAAAACTGATCACCCCTATGTGTTCCCCATTCGCGAAAATAACCGCGTAACTTTGGAAGAACATTTATTCACGGGATCGTATAAAGGCGTCACTGATCTGGTGACGAAGTTTCTTTGGCCTGTTCCGGCTAAATGGGCCACTCGGCTTTGTGCGCTTTGGGGGATTTCGCCAAATCAGGTGACATCGCTGAGCTTAATACTTGTTATTGCAGCGGGTGTGTTGTTTGCTTTTGGGCAGTTTTTCTGGGGACTTGTCCTGGGCTGGATCATGACGTTTCTCGATACGGTGGACGGAAAATTAGCTCGAGTAACGGTGACCTCCAGTAAATGGGGGAATATTTTTGATCATGGCATTGATTTAATTCACCCCCCACTTTGGTATTTAGCTTGGGGAATAGGTCTTGCCGCATTTGCCCCTTTCCTCTCCTGGTTGACGGTGGAAACCACCATTGGAATCATTATGATCGGATATGTATTGGGACGGATGGTTGAAGGAATTTTTCAATGGTGGTTGGGGGGATTTGTTATTTTTTGTTGGAAGCCGGTGGATTCCTATTTCAGGCTTGTCACGGCCCGGCGTAATCCTAATCTCATCCTCTTAACGGCCAGTCTTCTTTTTGGACGTCCCGATTTGGGTTTGGAGGCTGTGGCCATTTGGACGGTGGGCTCAACCCTGATTCTTATCGCCAGACTTCTTATGGCGGGTTGGGGGAAAGCCAAGATGGGTTCCCTCACTTCCTGGTTGGCTGAGATTGATCCAGTGAATCGAAATTCCCT
The Nitrospiraceae bacterium DNA segment above includes these coding regions:
- a CDS encoding phosphocholine cytidylyltransferase family protein translates to MKAVILSAGQGKRLLPHTADTPKCTVPVNGLPIVKRQIQALLRAGIDSIHIVVGFGAEKVEALLTDEIASGSVRTIYNPFFAMADNLMSCWAARNDMSQDFLLINGDTLFESAILDGLLQAPSSPITLVTDEKIRYDADDMKVIVRGSQLDRIGKTLPIEQVNGESIGMIRFQGNGPKIFLSTLDQRIRKPEALKQWYLSLIDELARQGHVSTFCIKGLKWAEIDNPSDLEQAERLFKN
- a CDS encoding NTP transferase domain-containing protein, whose translation is MGLEHQSVTALILAGARTARDPVARMAGVANKVLAQVGGEPMISRVLGTLAQSDRVGKRILCGPSLETVQDNSFLGTLIASGAVQWVEPAQGPSLSVARFLNEHPQDFPVLVTTADHALLTPEIVNYFLRETQEKQMDVAVGLVPYSLVVASYPQSKRTVTRLTGGGFCGCNLFVLCTPKAIRMVEFWSRIERERKHPLRLIRTLGGLALVRYVLGWLSLAEALRRLGQKLNLHVQEVLLPFPEAAIDVDTPEDLALAEKILAKRQETL
- the lptF gene encoding LPS export ABC transporter permease LptF, with the translated sequence MLVKYLIREVLKPSAVVCGLLVALFAGYSWVTFLAKAVNALLPVNMILTLIALKVGIALEVLIPISLYFGVILGFGRLYTDSEMKAFMACGVSPYRILLTVFSLSCLVAVLVSIFSLYLRPLAYEEIYRLRDEGEAGFRLSNLDAGHFYERRNGSLVFFAEDIDEQHQKLNEVFVQSEHGETLQVFSAKTAQEQLDPQSGISIPVLFDGFEYKLTREGEIKHISSFSRMAIYPQELVAEYRRKAESTQNLLQSDSRKDITELQWRFLAPFSAILMGLLGVPLSRASPRQGKYAKIFTATVIFSVYYFTGLMVRNLVEQGILPIIPGLWWIVLVLGALLAYWLAPSRFIRGMS
- a CDS encoding CDP-alcohol phosphatidyltransferase family protein, translated to MTVSAYIINDPNIRLWNLTSRIRYQRMLSRLGVGNFLNNLNELPSDHSLLIIRGDYLFDARIFSFLLKQTNVVLEVQAQARLCPVVAHVESSLAFATCDGIQREYTRNVSNLRSVTMQDLSTSFSNELRKTDHPYVFPIRENNRVTLEEHLFTGSYKGVTDLVTKFLWPVPAKWATRLCALWGISPNQVTSLSLILVIAAGVLFAFGQFFWGLVLGWIMTFLDTVDGKLARVTVTSSKWGNIFDHGIDLIHPPLWYLAWGIGLAAFAPFLSWLTVETTIGIIMIGYVLGRMVEGIFQWWLGGFVIFCWKPVDSYFRLVTARRNPNLILLTASLLFGRPDLGLEAVAIWTVGSTLILIARLLMAGWGKAKMGSLTSWLAEIDPVNRNSLAVRMFTNPPVKIK
- the lptG gene encoding LPS export ABC transporter permease LptG, which produces MKILNRYLAVSLLKGYFPVLAIFLAVFSLIVFVEELDDVGKGRYTFWSAGEFLLLTLPTRLVFLAPFVALLGSIMALGSLANGRELIAIQAAGVSPYQIAWSVMKVGACFIILVGFLEEVVNPTLDQEAYFKRSMALSDSGAYKGKQGFWFRDGRRFIRIHQIRYGESPENLDIFEFNDAGQLDFYMHAQEAEIVNPQKWTLKNIKKQVIHGYSVSLEQMESLEWDSPLKQNEVRLLTLPSSTLAPSELYQYMEVLKRKKQNYLRYELSFWDKIFMPLNTGLMILVAVPFVFGPLRMSAAGKRVFIGSLIGLGYYLMTEISKHVGILFGASPLITTAAPFLLLSLVTFVLWRRYLN